A genomic segment from Candidatus Alcyoniella australis encodes:
- a CDS encoding phosphoribosylformylglycinamidine synthase subunit PurS translates to MAHRIEVALLEQMDDAVGRKIGRRIIEDLGLSIEGVRTIQVYTVDKQLSAEQLEACASGPLCDPIIQTYA, encoded by the coding sequence ATGGCGCACAGGATCGAAGTCGCACTCCTTGAACAGATGGACGACGCGGTCGGCCGCAAGATCGGACGGCGGATCATCGAGGATCTGGGCCTGAGCATCGAGGGTGTGCGCACGATCCAGGTCTACACCGTCGACAAACAACTCAGCGCCGAACAGCTCGAGGCCTGCGCCTCAGGACCGCTGTGCGATCCGATCATCCAGACCTACGCG
- a CDS encoding class I SAM-dependent methyltransferase produces the protein MSTANKRFTLIQRMLLTAFRRLLNLASRLLAPRKFLRLLLQIDNELYRRIGSTAVVAYDGLHPKHKHIRYHDFFVERIDEGQTVLDVGCGNGKLAFEIAQRAKATVIAIDISQRNIDLARSRYAHQRVRYVLADALSYRPDATVDVVVLSNVLEHIEQRVELLKRLHEITGTRCFLLRVPLYEREWMVPVKHELGLEWRLDLTHFTEYTVSSFEQELAAAGLTIVESQVRWGEIWASCRASD, from the coding sequence ATGTCCACCGCTAATAAGCGCTTTACCCTGATTCAGCGCATGCTGCTGACTGCGTTTCGCCGGTTGCTCAACCTTGCCTCACGCCTGCTGGCGCCGCGCAAGTTCCTCAGGCTCTTGCTGCAGATCGACAACGAGCTGTACCGGCGCATCGGCAGCACCGCAGTCGTTGCCTACGATGGCCTGCATCCCAAGCACAAGCACATCAGGTATCACGACTTCTTTGTCGAACGGATCGATGAGGGGCAGACGGTCCTCGACGTGGGCTGCGGCAACGGCAAGCTGGCGTTCGAAATCGCCCAGCGCGCCAAAGCCACGGTAATCGCCATTGATATCTCGCAAAGGAACATCGATCTTGCGCGGTCGCGATATGCACACCAACGGGTGCGATACGTGCTCGCCGATGCCTTGAGCTATCGGCCCGACGCGACCGTGGACGTCGTGGTGCTCTCCAATGTTCTGGAACACATCGAGCAGCGCGTGGAACTGCTCAAACGGCTGCACGAGATCACGGGAACCCGTTGCTTCCTGCTGCGCGTGCCGCTGTACGAGCGCGAGTGGATGGTGCCGGTCAAGCACGAGCTGGGCCTGGAATGGCGCCTGGACCTGACGCACTTCACCGAATACACCGTCTCGAGCTTCGAGCAGGAGCTTGCGGCCGCTGGCCTTACTATCGTCGAGTCTCAGGTGCGCTGGGGCGAAATCTGGGCCAGCTGCCGCGCGAGCGACTAG
- a CDS encoding radical SAM protein, giving the protein MDVVLIQPPLYKRRPNKRSQPQLGLGSIASYLAAEGLDVHVIDGQIKDRTMAQIMRETEDLKPWAVGLTTTTEDRFNAIELIQTLKARLGNALLFSGGPHFSYSAVDALENISSLDLVVVGEGELTTLEALHRFREHQDPHGFAGIDGCAFRDRSKAVISNPPRGLVEDLDGLPDIDWGLFEMDQYQGTLSVEEKTRAVGVISTRGCPYRCVFCSNSLNRRLRHRSVGRFVDEIERLQRDYGFPGLNFQDDSFTAHTEHVRAICEEILRRELSIRWYCSLRINNISYETLSLMKRAGCVALGYGIESGSDRILKIIRKGITTEQIRSAIKITKRLEFEHVSLFLMNSLPGLTKEDMLKSSLFINEIESILRGTVVNKLSLGVSTLVYPGTELEVIAKENGNVLPPGFSWNTYYETDRGDIFNSNRHVPHFENREFDLGAIKRYSVVLRRKLIVRRFFELVGQLRSPVDLIRLIRRVLVTLPAYLKRN; this is encoded by the coding sequence ATGGACGTAGTCCTAATACAGCCCCCGCTATACAAACGACGTCCCAATAAGCGTTCACAGCCACAGCTTGGCCTGGGATCGATCGCCTCGTATTTGGCTGCCGAGGGACTTGACGTTCACGTGATCGACGGCCAGATAAAGGATCGGACGATGGCCCAGATCATGCGCGAGACCGAGGATCTCAAACCTTGGGCCGTGGGTTTGACCACCACTACCGAAGATCGCTTCAACGCCATCGAACTGATTCAAACCTTGAAGGCTCGGCTCGGAAACGCGCTGCTCTTTTCCGGCGGACCCCATTTCAGCTACAGCGCCGTGGACGCACTGGAGAACATCTCCAGTCTGGATCTGGTTGTTGTCGGTGAGGGGGAATTGACGACCCTCGAGGCCCTGCACAGATTCCGCGAGCATCAAGATCCACACGGCTTCGCGGGAATTGACGGCTGTGCGTTCCGTGATCGATCCAAAGCGGTGATCAGTAATCCGCCGCGCGGATTGGTCGAAGATCTCGACGGATTGCCTGACATCGATTGGGGTCTGTTCGAGATGGATCAATATCAGGGAACATTGTCAGTAGAAGAAAAAACTAGGGCCGTGGGAGTGATCAGTACTCGCGGCTGTCCTTACCGCTGCGTGTTCTGCTCCAATTCCCTCAACCGACGGCTGCGTCATCGTAGCGTCGGACGCTTCGTCGACGAAATCGAACGCCTGCAACGCGACTATGGTTTCCCTGGATTGAACTTTCAGGACGATTCCTTCACAGCCCATACCGAACACGTTCGAGCGATCTGCGAGGAGATTTTGAGACGCGAGCTTAGTATCCGCTGGTATTGCAGCCTACGGATCAACAACATCAGCTACGAGACGTTGTCTCTTATGAAACGCGCGGGTTGCGTCGCCCTGGGATACGGCATTGAAAGCGGCTCGGATCGCATTTTGAAGATCATCCGCAAGGGAATCACCACCGAGCAGATCCGTAGCGCAATAAAAATCACCAAGCGACTCGAATTTGAGCACGTGAGCCTGTTTCTGATGAACAGCCTGCCTGGCCTGACCAAGGAGGACATGCTGAAATCTTCGCTGTTCATCAACGAGATCGAATCGATCTTAAGAGGAACAGTGGTAAACAAGCTCTCCCTGGGCGTCAGCACGCTGGTCTATCCCGGAACGGAATTGGAAGTCATCGCCAAGGAAAACGGCAATGTCCTTCCCCCTGGATTTAGCTGGAACACCTATTACGAGACTGATCGGGGCGATATTTTCAATAGCAATCGCCATGTTCCTCACTTTGAAAATCGCGAGTTCGATCTAGGTGCGATCAAACGCTATTCAGTCGTGTTGCGCCGCAAATTAATTGTAAGACGGTTTTTCGAACTTGTCGGACAACTACGGAGTCCCGTGGATTTGATCCGCCTCATCCGGCGGGTTCTCGTTACCCTCCCTGCCTACCTGAAAAGAAATTAA